The following coding sequences lie in one Alphaproteobacteria bacterium genomic window:
- a CDS encoding NAD-dependent epimerase/dehydratase family protein, whose amino-acid sequence MTGPRYLITGGAGFIGRHLAGELLASGAEVRVLDSLLEQVHGRGPVSLSRPLDGVEFIRGDVRDATVVQKALSQVDGVFHLAAEVGVGQSMYQVDRYTSVNDLGTAVLFQQLIERPVKRVVVASSMSIYGEGLYETSDGRPAVSRGRAREGWDPVDDAGNRLRAVPTPETKPPQLASVYALNKYVQERMTLMLCETYYMESCALRLFNVYGPGQALSNPYTGVLAIFASRLLNGQRPMVFEDGHQRRDFVHVKDVAHAFRLAMEKPEANGEVINIGSGRSISITETAEQLAAAMGRTDIRPLITNKSRQGDIRHCFADTSKAARLLDFKAQRGFSESLPELADWVATQEAFDGVDAARAELEVRGLVS is encoded by the coding sequence ATGACGGGACCGCGCTATCTCATTACCGGCGGCGCCGGTTTCATCGGCCGGCACCTGGCTGGCGAACTCCTCGCATCCGGCGCCGAAGTCCGAGTTCTGGACAGCCTGCTGGAACAGGTACACGGCCGCGGACCAGTCTCACTGTCCCGACCGCTGGACGGGGTGGAATTCATCCGCGGCGATGTGCGTGATGCGACCGTCGTGCAGAAGGCCCTGTCACAGGTCGACGGCGTGTTTCATCTGGCAGCTGAAGTCGGCGTCGGCCAAAGTATGTATCAGGTCGACCGCTATACATCCGTCAACGACCTCGGGACCGCTGTTCTTTTCCAGCAACTGATCGAAAGGCCTGTCAAAAGGGTCGTCGTGGCGTCGTCGATGAGCATCTACGGTGAGGGGCTTTACGAAACCAGCGACGGCCGTCCCGCCGTATCAAGGGGGCGCGCACGAGAAGGATGGGATCCCGTTGACGACGCCGGAAACCGCCTTCGGGCCGTGCCTACACCGGAGACCAAACCGCCACAACTGGCGTCTGTCTACGCGCTGAACAAATACGTCCAGGAACGCATGACGCTGATGCTTTGTGAAACGTATTACATGGAAAGTTGCGCGTTACGCCTGTTTAATGTTTACGGTCCCGGCCAGGCGCTTTCCAATCCCTACACCGGCGTGCTGGCCATCTTCGCATCGCGGCTGTTGAACGGCCAGCGACCGATGGTATTCGAAGACGGCCACCAGCGCCGGGATTTCGTCCATGTGAAGGACGTGGCGCACGCATTCAGGCTTGCCATGGAAAAGCCGGAAGCAAACGGAGAAGTGATTAACATCGGAAGCGGCCGCTCAATCTCCATCACGGAAACCGCAGAGCAACTGGCGGCGGCGATGGGGCGCACAGATATCCGCCCGCTAATTACAAACAAGTCCAGGCAGGGCGATATCCGCCATTGCTTTGCCGATACATCCAAAGCCGCACGCCTTCTGGATTTTAAGGCACAGCGCGGTTTCAGTGAATCTCTGCCTGAACTGGCGGACTGGGT
- a CDS encoding UDP-glucuronic acid decarboxylase family protein, producing the protein MKSRVLVTGGAGFLGSHLCEFLLAQGNEVICVDNYFTGSKENIAHLLSNPFFEVIRHDVTFPLYVEVDKIYNLACPASPVHYQRDPVQTTKTSVNGAINILGLAKRLKVPVLQASTSEVYGDPEMHPQSEQYWGHVNPIGIRSCYDEGKRCAETLFFDYRRQHGLDVRVARIFNTYGPRMDPDDGRVVSNFILQALRGEPITIFGSGSQTRSFCYVDDLIEGLVKFMETPGAGPGPLNLGSPFENTVLELAEKVIEITGSRSTIEFLPLPEDDPCRRRPNVDLARERLTWGASISLDIGLEKTIDYFRKVLGSPSIVPLARNPETPRIMAS; encoded by the coding sequence ATGAAATCTCGTGTTCTTGTAACAGGTGGCGCCGGGTTTCTTGGTTCCCACTTATGCGAATTCCTGCTGGCGCAGGGCAATGAAGTCATTTGCGTCGACAATTATTTTACGGGTTCGAAAGAAAATATAGCGCATCTGCTATCAAATCCTTTCTTCGAGGTGATTCGTCATGACGTGACATTTCCACTCTATGTCGAGGTCGACAAAATATATAATCTCGCCTGCCCGGCTTCTCCCGTCCATTACCAGCGCGACCCGGTACAGACGACAAAAACCAGCGTAAATGGCGCGATTAATATTCTCGGACTGGCAAAGCGTTTGAAGGTGCCGGTCCTTCAGGCATCGACCAGCGAAGTGTACGGAGACCCTGAAATGCATCCCCAGTCGGAACAATACTGGGGACATGTCAATCCGATCGGCATTCGATCCTGCTACGACGAAGGCAAGCGCTGTGCCGAAACCCTGTTTTTCGATTATCGGCGGCAGCACGGCCTTGATGTCCGGGTCGCGCGGATATTCAATACCTATGGACCGCGCATGGATCCTGACGACGGGCGCGTAGTTTCCAATTTTATATTGCAGGCGCTTCGTGGAGAGCCAATTACCATCTTTGGCAGCGGCAGTCAGACCAGATCGTTTTGCTATGTGGATGATTTGATAGAAGGCCTGGTGAAATTCATGGAGACGCCCGGCGCTGGTCCCGGACCGCTGAACCTGGGCAGTCCTTTCGAAAACACCGTCCTGGAACTGGCGGAAAAAGTGATCGAAATAACCGGCTCCCGTTCAACGATCGAATTCCTGCCGCTTCCGGAAGACGATCCCTGCCGGCGTCGCCCGAATGTCGACTTGGCACGTGAAAGGTTGACATGGGGCGCATCGATAAGTTTGGACATCGGACTGGAGAAAACGATCGACTATTTCCGGAAAGTGCTCGGGTCTCCTTCGATCGTACCGTTGGCGAGGAACCCGGAGACACCCAGGATTATGGCATCATAG